Proteins found in one Fimbriimonadaceae bacterium genomic segment:
- a CDS encoding preprotein translocase subunit SecG → MQVAYNILLGLALVCAVVFIMLVFVTGKGDAMSSGGTAVRTTFRGKASFDDQISKVTIYLGGGFMLLMLVLDFIGHHLNR, encoded by the coding sequence ATGCAAGTCGCCTACAACATCCTGCTCGGCCTGGCGCTGGTTTGCGCCGTGGTCTTCATCATGTTGGTCTTTGTGACCGGCAAGGGCGACGCGATGTCGAGCGGCGGTACGGCTGTCCGCACCACCTTCCGGGGCAAGGCGAGCTTCGACGACCAGATCTCCAAGGTCACGATCTACCTGGGCGGCGGCTTCATGCTCCTCATGCTGGTCTTGGACTTCATCGGCCACCACCTCAACCGCTGA
- a CDS encoding metallophosphoesterase, which translates to MADGQVTFLHTNDLHGRLDGSSLPFLLDLRERVDLYVDSGDGVKAGNLGVPLGPEAYWACLRQARCTVSTLGNRESHVLRAAFAAKTAGMAHPVVVANMTGRDGTPVFPASHIVGVRGQRIGFVGTMVAMVTARMATAAASQYLWTDPVEAALAEADRIRGDIDLLVLVSHVGHRTDVRLAETGAFDIVFGGHSHTVLAQPERLGRTWVCQGGSHARYAGVYTWDFAGGTLTGGLHPWLAR; encoded by the coding sequence GTGGCCGACGGCCAAGTCACCTTCCTGCACACCAACGACCTGCACGGGCGGCTTGACGGCTCGTCTCTGCCGTTCCTCCTGGATCTCCGCGAGAGGGTCGATTTGTACGTCGACTCCGGCGACGGTGTCAAGGCGGGCAACCTCGGCGTGCCGCTTGGGCCTGAGGCCTATTGGGCGTGCCTGCGCCAGGCCCGGTGCACCGTCTCGACCCTGGGCAACCGGGAGAGCCATGTCCTGAGAGCCGCGTTCGCCGCCAAGACGGCGGGCATGGCCCATCCGGTGGTCGTCGCCAACATGACGGGCCGCGACGGGACCCCGGTCTTTCCCGCATCCCATATTGTCGGTGTCCGGGGCCAAAGGATCGGGTTCGTCGGCACGATGGTGGCGATGGTGACGGCCCGGATGGCGACGGCCGCGGCCAGCCAGTACCTCTGGACCGACCCGGTCGAGGCCGCCCTCGCCGAAGCCGACCGGATCCGTGGCGACATCGACCTCCTCGTCTTGGTCAGCCACGTCGGGCACCGGACAGACGTGAGACTGGCCGAGACCGGCGCTTTCGACATCGTCTTCGGCGGACACAGCCACACCGTGCTGGCGCAACCGGAGCGGCTCGGACGGACGTGGGTCTGCCAGGGCGGTTCCCACGCCCGCTATGCCGGCGTCTACACGTGGGACTTTGCCGGAGGCACGCTCACCGGTGGACTCCATCCCTGGCTGGCCCGCTGA
- a CDS encoding purine-binding chemotaxis protein CheW yields MELASYGFLGANKMDENKFVVFRLEGDQFGLPIEAVERILADQKPTRIPRTPAMLLGVFDLRGETVAAVDLRLRFEFPERLGVANFIVVNTEKGRVALRVDKVEGIMTLEDAAIEESPQMMSSKDDDFMSGVAKSGEDLIVILEPDNVIPKTLRKSIEKADSRSLALAA; encoded by the coding sequence GTGGAATTGGCCTCCTACGGCTTTTTGGGGGCGAACAAGATGGACGAGAACAAATTTGTCGTTTTTCGATTGGAAGGTGACCAGTTCGGATTGCCGATCGAGGCGGTGGAGCGCATCCTGGCGGACCAGAAGCCGACGCGCATCCCCCGGACTCCGGCCATGCTTCTGGGCGTGTTCGACCTCCGTGGGGAGACGGTCGCGGCCGTCGACCTGCGCCTGAGGTTTGAGTTTCCCGAGCGCCTGGGCGTCGCCAACTTCATTGTCGTCAACACCGAGAAGGGCCGCGTCGCCCTGCGCGTGGATAAGGTCGAGGGCATCATGACCCTGGAAGACGCGGCGATCGAGGAGAGCCCGCAAATGATGAGTTCGAAGGACGACGACTTCATGTCAGGCGTCGCCAAGAGCGGTGAAGACCTCATCGTCATCTTGGAACCAGACAATGTCATCCCGAAAACATTACGCAAATCCATCGAAAAGGCCGACAGCCGGTCTCTGGCCCTCGCCGCATGA
- a CDS encoding thioredoxin family protein → MFSAILVATALATLQADDPVARLARYMDGATHYLTTFTVADGKGVKFAEGSWELARPLTQRLKAKSGGYSFEFIQTPEATLSYIHHKKEYMEWPAFTELAPPPPENKLLEIAYPSFLLHPQGLRRFKWSAPKSVEINGKKVDEIDAVEKGQAEVTVHLFVDDVGRVARFYVKTVGMMGTTEYTTDFTSHERVATIENSISARLIDGYVPYNVGPARQTVTAPEPAPATTVYDAAGKAATKLDFAGKPTVVVFTAPDCDVSKAMRSALAKAVSAYGKEARFVEVSLGQEKPASPLIEGAPQYWDKDGKAEKAWGINYTPYVLVVKNGVVNRGFGGYGPDQEAAFLSTVAAAVESKD, encoded by the coding sequence ATGTTCTCCGCAATCCTCGTCGCCACGGCACTCGCCACCCTCCAGGCCGACGATCCCGTCGCCCGCTTGGCCCGCTACATGGACGGGGCGACCCACTACCTGACGACGTTCACCGTCGCCGACGGGAAGGGTGTGAAGTTCGCCGAAGGCTCGTGGGAACTGGCCCGGCCCCTGACACAGCGGCTGAAGGCGAAGTCGGGCGGATATAGCTTTGAGTTCATCCAGACGCCTGAAGCGACCCTGTCCTATATCCACCACAAGAAGGAATATATGGAGTGGCCCGCGTTCACCGAGTTGGCCCCGCCCCCGCCCGAAAACAAGCTCCTGGAGATCGCCTACCCAAGCTTCCTCCTCCACCCCCAAGGACTTCGTCGGTTCAAGTGGTCAGCACCCAAGTCTGTTGAGATCAACGGCAAGAAAGTTGATGAGATCGATGCCGTCGAGAAGGGTCAGGCGGAAGTCACGGTCCACCTGTTTGTCGACGACGTCGGGCGGGTCGCCCGGTTCTATGTCAAGACGGTCGGCATGATGGGCACTACGGAGTACACCACGGACTTCACCTCCCACGAGCGTGTCGCGACGATCGAGAACAGCATCTCGGCGCGCCTGATCGACGGTTATGTGCCGTACAACGTCGGCCCGGCCCGACAGACCGTCACGGCACCCGAGCCTGCGCCGGCCACAACGGTCTATGACGCCGCGGGTAAGGCCGCCACCAAGCTGGACTTTGCGGGGAAACCGACCGTCGTCGTCTTCACCGCCCCTGACTGCGACGTGAGCAAGGCCATGCGGTCGGCACTCGCCAAGGCGGTCAGCGCCTACGGCAAGGAAGCGCGGTTCGTCGAGGTTTCTCTGGGCCAGGAGAAACCCGCCAGCCCCCTGATTGAAGGTGCCCCGCAGTACTGGGACAAGGACGGCAAGGCCGAGAAAGCTTGGGGAATCAACTACACGCCCTATGTCTTGGTCGTGAAGAACGGCGTCGTGAACCGGGGCTTCGGTGGGTATGGCCCCGACCAGGAAGCTGCGTTCCTCAGCACCGTCGCCGCCGCCGTTGAGTCGAAGGATTGA
- a CDS encoding DUF3084 domain-containing protein, whose translation MNQGIVFAGVLVLVGGAVAALGDTIGRKLGKQRLRIGRLRPKHTAVVGTFLAGMFGTLLTVLVMAMFSEPVKVWLLEGDKARRELSGLQNDLKNAQGTVLQTKERLGTVSKELAGQAEKLKTAQDNVKSAQAQADEFKARAATFKDNVVAVKKDLATVKATLATTGADLKAVRERIEQAKVAQARIVGDNTAIQAQNLKLTQQNAVLEGDLANLQAQIPVLDAKIKELETAKDLLDKSYNERLKNNQADLAKANKEYQVARQELEDAKSDLESVRAQIRNLGNAQVNARTSAVIYNTGDELARVVVPEQSTEAEARNALLAALRAAETDASAKGAQASPTSTSAVGFIPFEIGNRTVSVKDQEQDVVRSLAGKRTPMVLLLHSPLNAFRGEFVWVRPTVLPDPVVYQANDLVAEGQVDGRLSQAEVAQQVLDIVNTKIRDAAVRRGMIPAVGRDMPLGQVTMEQILTIVNQVRASEKTVRVQFLAAQVTRAAEPLRLVHRLRL comes from the coding sequence GTGAACCAAGGGATTGTCTTCGCGGGGGTGTTGGTGCTGGTCGGCGGCGCGGTCGCCGCCCTCGGCGACACCATCGGCCGCAAGCTGGGCAAACAGCGGCTGCGTATCGGCCGCCTCCGTCCCAAGCACACCGCCGTTGTCGGCACCTTTTTGGCGGGGATGTTCGGCACCCTGCTCACCGTGCTGGTCATGGCGATGTTCAGCGAGCCGGTGAAGGTCTGGCTGCTGGAGGGCGACAAGGCCCGTCGGGAGTTGAGCGGTCTGCAAAACGACCTGAAGAACGCCCAGGGCACCGTGCTCCAGACCAAGGAGCGGCTGGGGACGGTGTCCAAGGAGTTGGCGGGCCAGGCGGAGAAGCTGAAGACGGCCCAAGACAACGTCAAGAGCGCCCAAGCCCAGGCTGACGAGTTCAAGGCCAGGGCGGCCACCTTCAAGGACAACGTCGTCGCGGTCAAGAAGGACTTGGCAACCGTGAAAGCCACCCTGGCCACGACCGGGGCAGACCTGAAGGCGGTGCGCGAGAGGATCGAACAGGCCAAGGTCGCGCAGGCCCGCATCGTCGGGGACAACACGGCGATCCAGGCCCAAAACCTCAAGCTGACCCAGCAGAACGCCGTGCTGGAAGGCGACTTGGCCAACCTTCAGGCCCAGATTCCCGTGCTGGACGCCAAGATCAAGGAACTTGAGACCGCCAAAGACCTCCTGGACAAAAGCTACAACGAACGGCTGAAAAACAACCAGGCCGACTTGGCGAAGGCCAACAAGGAGTACCAAGTGGCCCGCCAAGAGCTCGAAGACGCCAAGAGCGACCTTGAGTCGGTGCGCGCCCAAATCCGCAACCTTGGCAACGCCCAAGTGAACGCCCGCACCAGCGCGGTGATCTACAACACCGGTGACGAACTGGCGCGGGTGGTGGTGCCCGAGCAGAGCACGGAGGCGGAGGCGCGGAACGCCTTGCTCGCCGCCCTGCGGGCCGCCGAGACCGACGCCTCCGCGAAGGGTGCCCAGGCAAGCCCGACGAGCACGTCGGCGGTCGGTTTCATCCCCTTTGAGATCGGCAACCGGACCGTCTCGGTAAAGGACCAGGAGCAGGACGTCGTGCGGAGCCTGGCGGGCAAGCGGACCCCGATGGTGCTCCTGTTGCATTCACCGCTCAACGCCTTCCGAGGTGAGTTCGTCTGGGTGAGGCCGACCGTCCTGCCCGACCCCGTCGTCTATCAGGCCAACGACCTTGTCGCCGAAGGGCAAGTGGACGGGCGATTGAGCCAGGCCGAAGTCGCCCAGCAAGTCTTGGACATCGTCAACACCAAGATCCGGGACGCCGCGGTGCGGCGTGGCATGATCCCCGCCGTGGGCCGGGACATGCCGCTCGGCCAAGTGACAATGGAGCAGATCCTGACCATTGTCAACCAGGTCAGGGCCAGCGAGAAGACCGTCCGCGTCCAGTTTTTGGCGGCCCAGGTGACGCGGGCGGCCGAGCCTCTGCGTCTTGTCCATCGGTTGCGCTTATGA
- a CDS encoding LptF/LptG family permease — protein MKRLDFLVVKEVAPMWGSSFFLFSVLISAGQFLFELTNLISQGAPFASVVQLALYILPGILAKSFPMGMLLATLLAFGRLSGDSEIVALRAGGVSLGRIMLPVAGFGLLVSLMTFGFNEVVVPWASTGAIKVRAGIEGSLQKARQQSASQPFYQDDRLVGFINAENVDLRTQTLSGVTVVYLGDDGQPASVLQAGKLRYTDLKDWEIIGQARVYDLKSRGDVLLEEGAWPRGREKPAVSLDDIISRTLRDLDVYNMGQMRERIARMRADPSHDKAQLANLEFGYWNKIAIPLGALVFGLLGAPLGIRRHRAGAATGFALSVVIIFGYFMLTNVLAVMSKGGIVPPWAASFVPVVVGVASAAYLIRRRNVQ, from the coding sequence GTGAAGAGGCTCGACTTCCTGGTCGTGAAGGAAGTGGCCCCCATGTGGGGGTCGAGTTTCTTCTTGTTCAGCGTCTTGATCTCGGCGGGGCAGTTCCTTTTTGAACTCACAAACCTGATCAGCCAGGGCGCCCCGTTCGCCAGCGTCGTCCAGTTGGCCCTCTACATCCTGCCCGGCATCTTGGCCAAGAGTTTTCCGATGGGGATGCTCCTGGCGACGCTGCTCGCCTTCGGCCGGTTGAGCGGGGACAGTGAGATCGTCGCCCTCCGGGCCGGGGGCGTCAGCTTGGGCCGGATCATGTTGCCGGTCGCCGGTTTCGGCCTGCTTGTCTCCCTCATGACTTTCGGTTTCAATGAAGTCGTGGTGCCGTGGGCGTCGACGGGGGCGATCAAGGTCCGGGCGGGCATCGAGGGCTCACTGCAGAAGGCCCGGCAGCAGAGCGCCTCGCAACCGTTCTACCAAGACGACCGGCTCGTGGGGTTCATCAACGCCGAAAACGTCGACCTCCGCACCCAGACTCTGAGCGGGGTCACGGTGGTCTATCTGGGTGACGACGGCCAGCCGGCGTCGGTCCTCCAGGCCGGCAAGCTGCGCTACACGGACCTGAAGGATTGGGAGATCATCGGCCAGGCCCGCGTCTATGACCTGAAGTCGAGGGGCGACGTCCTCTTGGAAGAAGGGGCCTGGCCCCGCGGGCGGGAGAAACCGGCCGTCAGCCTCGACGACATCATCTCGCGGACGCTCCGCGACCTCGACGTCTACAACATGGGGCAGATGCGCGAGCGGATCGCGCGGATGCGGGCCGACCCAAGCCATGACAAAGCCCAACTTGCGAACCTGGAGTTCGGGTACTGGAACAAGATCGCCATCCCTCTCGGCGCCTTGGTCTTCGGACTACTGGGTGCGCCTCTGGGCATTCGGCGGCATCGGGCCGGGGCGGCGACCGGCTTCGCCTTGTCGGTCGTGATTATTTTCGGCTACTTTATGTTGACGAACGTGCTCGCGGTCATGTCCAAGGGCGGGATCGTGCCGCCGTGGGCGGCCAGCTTTGTGCCGGTGGTCGTTGGCGTGGCGTCAGCGGCCTATCTGATCAGACGACGGAACGTGCAGTGA
- the lptB gene encoding LPS export ABC transporter ATP-binding protein, with product MRIRAENLVKVYKRRRVVDDASIEFDQGEIVGLLGPNGAGKTTTFYMVTGLVKPDGGRVWFDDRDVTRWPMYQRARAGVGYLAQEPSVFQKLSVEDNIRLVLEMNHVSAKEADDRVAQLSEDLHITKILKSEGGVLSGGERRRVEIARALATRPKFILLDEPFTGIDPVTIEELQIIIARLAKQGIGILITDHNVEATLNITDRVYILIDGKIIAEGDQDSIRDNELVRRHYLGQGFDKIRGGAGRQDEAQ from the coding sequence ATGAGAATCCGGGCTGAGAACCTGGTCAAGGTGTACAAGCGCCGTCGCGTGGTGGACGACGCTTCGATTGAATTTGACCAAGGTGAGATCGTCGGTCTGCTGGGCCCGAACGGGGCGGGGAAGACGACCACGTTCTACATGGTCACCGGCTTGGTGAAGCCGGACGGTGGGCGGGTCTGGTTCGACGACCGCGACGTGACGAGGTGGCCGATGTACCAGCGCGCCCGGGCGGGGGTCGGATACTTGGCCCAGGAGCCGAGCGTCTTCCAAAAGCTCTCGGTCGAGGACAACATCCGGCTGGTCTTGGAGATGAACCATGTCTCCGCGAAAGAGGCCGACGATCGGGTCGCCCAACTCAGCGAGGACCTGCACATCACCAAGATCCTCAAGTCCGAGGGTGGCGTCCTGTCCGGTGGCGAAAGGCGAAGGGTGGAAATCGCCCGGGCCTTGGCGACCCGGCCCAAGTTCATCTTGCTTGACGAACCGTTCACGGGTATCGACCCCGTCACGATCGAAGAGCTTCAGATCATCATCGCCCGGCTGGCCAAGCAAGGGATCGGCATCTTGATCACCGACCACAACGTCGAGGCGACCCTCAACATCACCGACCGGGTCTACATCCTCATCGACGGCAAGATCATCGCCGAAGGCGACCAGGACTCGATCCGTGACAACGAGTTGGTCCGCCGCCACTACCTGGGCCAGGGCTTCGACAAGATCAGGGGCGGTGCCGGGCGGCAAGACGAGGCGCAGTGA
- the rlmN gene encoding 23S rRNA (adenine(2503)-C(2))-methyltransferase RlmN has protein sequence MASDSTPLVGMTAAELRELAASLGERPFRGSQVANWIYKRHAATVAEMADLPAAFRARLAQAHTVTDLAQSAHRSSSDGVDKLLLHNGDGQVYECVLLPYEDRVSCCLSSQVGCPMGCTFCATGLGGFDRDLGADEIVGQYLWLQRLSPRRISHVVFMGMGEPLLNIKNVVRALRVLHEEVGLSYRHLTVSTVGLVPQIRQLASLGLPINLALSLHSAVDEVRSRLMPVNQRWPVAEVWGAMKDYHRATGRKVTVEYLLISGVNDTVDQAQALVKLVKGTPTVVNLIPFNYVDTSQGFARPGKERVRAFRAVLEAARVNVTERVERGHDIAAACGQLAGQHTGRFARRGRASTLPLASR, from the coding sequence TTGGCCTCAGACTCGACGCCGCTGGTCGGCATGACCGCCGCCGAGCTCCGCGAACTGGCCGCGAGCCTGGGTGAGCGCCCGTTCCGGGGCTCCCAGGTGGCGAACTGGATTTACAAGCGCCATGCCGCGACAGTGGCCGAGATGGCCGACCTACCCGCCGCGTTCCGTGCCCGGTTGGCCCAGGCGCACACGGTGACTGACCTGGCCCAGTCGGCCCACCGGTCGAGCAGCGACGGCGTGGACAAACTCCTCCTCCACAATGGCGACGGCCAAGTCTATGAGTGCGTCCTCTTGCCCTACGAAGACCGCGTCAGTTGTTGCCTTTCTAGCCAAGTCGGCTGCCCGATGGGTTGCACGTTTTGTGCGACCGGACTCGGCGGTTTCGACCGCGACCTTGGGGCGGACGAGATCGTGGGGCAATACCTCTGGCTCCAGCGTTTGAGCCCGCGGCGCATCAGCCACGTGGTCTTCATGGGCATGGGCGAGCCGTTGCTCAACATCAAGAACGTGGTCAGGGCCCTACGCGTCCTTCACGAGGAGGTCGGCCTGAGTTACCGCCACTTGACCGTCTCGACCGTCGGCCTTGTCCCCCAGATCCGGCAGTTGGCGTCCCTCGGACTGCCGATCAATCTGGCTCTCTCGTTGCATTCGGCCGTCGACGAGGTGCGCAGCCGCCTCATGCCCGTCAACCAGCGCTGGCCCGTCGCCGAGGTGTGGGGGGCGATGAAGGACTATCACCGGGCGACCGGTCGCAAGGTGACCGTCGAGTACCTCCTGATCAGCGGGGTGAACGACACCGTGGACCAGGCCCAAGCCCTCGTCAAGTTGGTGAAGGGGACTCCGACAGTGGTCAACTTGATCCCGTTCAACTATGTCGACACGAGCCAAGGTTTCGCCCGTCCCGGCAAGGAACGGGTCAGGGCCTTCCGGGCGGTGTTGGAGGCGGCGCGGGTCAATGTGACCGAGCGGGTCGAACGGGGCCACGACATCGCCGCGGCGTGCGGGCAGCTTGCCGGACAGCACACCGGCCGGTTCGCGAGGAGGGGCCGGGCATCCACGCTACCGCTCGCTTCACGCTGA
- a CDS encoding trypsin-like peptidase domain-containing protein yields the protein MKGLKSAVLAAGSLAAVFAVVFGAIQLDRFVRHRPTEGVTFATPPGARLINASTEGAIGFDFREPARKALESVVSIQTTASGEDFFGRRVVQPYAEGSGVVVSTDGYIVTNNHVVRLGSPKGPLADAVSVTFSDGKAYEARIVGTDRRSDLAVLKIDNPSAKALALGDSSKLQPGEWVLAVGNPLGFSNTVSLGIVSSTGRPLQGDDALFVDGIQTDAAINQGNSGGALVDAQGNLVGINTAIASTNGGSIGIGFAIPVNRVKEVVRDIVKDGRVRYGDPGLVPDRRAGLLQMSRVRRQIQRLTNAADAPPAQGVIVADVLVGGPAARAGIHQLDILLSLDGQALASVDDYNAALTTKRPGDTVVVKYWSAGEVKQAKVTLTESSD from the coding sequence ATGAAGGGCCTTAAGTCAGCTGTCCTCGCCGCCGGCTCCTTGGCCGCCGTCTTCGCGGTGGTTTTCGGAGCCATCCAACTGGACCGGTTCGTCCGCCACCGACCGACGGAAGGGGTCACCTTTGCTACCCCTCCCGGAGCCAGGCTCATCAACGCTTCGACCGAAGGCGCCATCGGGTTCGACTTCCGGGAACCCGCCCGCAAGGCCCTAGAAAGCGTCGTGAGCATTCAAACGACCGCTTCGGGCGAAGACTTTTTCGGACGTCGCGTCGTCCAACCCTACGCCGAGGGTTCGGGTGTGGTGGTCTCGACCGACGGTTACATCGTCACAAACAACCACGTCGTCCGGCTGGGCTCGCCCAAGGGCCCTCTCGCCGACGCTGTGTCGGTGACGTTCAGCGACGGCAAGGCCTATGAGGCCAGGATCGTCGGTACCGACCGTCGGTCAGACTTGGCGGTCCTCAAGATCGACAATCCCTCGGCCAAGGCCTTGGCTCTCGGCGACAGCAGCAAGCTCCAGCCCGGCGAATGGGTGCTTGCCGTCGGGAACCCGCTGGGCTTCTCCAACACCGTCAGCCTGGGCATCGTCAGTTCCACGGGCCGACCACTCCAGGGGGACGACGCCCTCTTCGTCGACGGTATCCAAACCGACGCCGCGATCAACCAGGGCAACTCCGGCGGCGCGCTCGTTGACGCCCAAGGCAACCTGGTCGGCATCAACACGGCCATCGCCAGCACGAACGGCGGCTCGATCGGGATCGGCTTCGCCATCCCCGTCAACCGAGTCAAGGAAGTAGTGCGCGACATCGTCAAGGACGGGCGGGTCCGCTACGGCGACCCTGGTCTCGTGCCCGACCGTCGCGCCGGCCTGCTGCAGATGTCGCGGGTCCGTCGTCAGATCCAGCGCCTGACCAACGCGGCTGACGCCCCGCCCGCCCAGGGCGTGATCGTGGCCGACGTGCTCGTCGGCGGGCCGGCGGCCCGCGCCGGCATCCATCAGCTCGACATCCTCCTGTCTCTCGACGGACAGGCCCTGGCGAGCGTCGACGACTACAACGCCGCTCTGACGACCAAGCGCCCCGGCGACACCGTGGTGGTCAAGTATTGGTCTGCCGGAGAGGTCAAGCAGGCGAAGGTCACCCTGACGGAGTCCAGCGACTAG
- a CDS encoding AAA family ATPase, protein MSWSHDGLPELLEILPPVVREKLEVHPDLRSLVEVVLDYGRPAECRFIGSVERWPQTIVSDHDIDHVVKAVGAFGGDNRAGIERTLHRISAIRNRHDKVIGLTCRVGRALEGTIDIIDDIVRSGQSILILGRPGVGKTTKLREVARVLADEVNKRVVIVDTSNEIGGDGDVPHPAIGSARRMQVSDPVRQHGVMIEAVENHMPEVIVIDEIGNEAEAMAARTIAERGVQLIGTAHGQTLENLMLNPSLCDLVGGIQAVTLSDDEARRRGTQKTVLERKAPPTFDVVIELLDFDKLAVHHNVMKTVDLMLRGIAPRPEVRVRTAGAVEVVQRELVPDLDEPGFNERFPSLATRQDDTPVERRRAAKEEKGLFGREKPDREPSPKDTVKKVNVVRIYPYGIARTRLERAIREKKAPAYITNDIHQADAVIAIRTTVQTKSGRLKELGKGVPTVVVKSNTFSQIAQAVEEVVRGNAPDSERHQAATVEVTQAIDVVLQTGKPVELAPADARTRKVQHQIAEGKRLASESVGQEPQRRLRILPVKLG, encoded by the coding sequence ATGTCTTGGTCGCATGACGGACTCCCGGAACTCCTGGAAATCCTGCCACCGGTCGTCCGAGAAAAACTCGAAGTCCATCCTGACCTGAGGAGCTTGGTCGAGGTCGTCCTTGACTACGGCAGGCCCGCCGAGTGCCGCTTCATCGGCAGTGTGGAACGTTGGCCGCAGACCATCGTGTCCGACCACGACATCGACCACGTCGTCAAGGCCGTCGGCGCCTTTGGCGGCGACAACCGGGCGGGTATCGAGCGCACCCTCCACCGCATCAGCGCGATCCGCAACCGTCACGACAAGGTCATCGGACTGACGTGCCGGGTCGGCCGGGCCCTTGAAGGGACGATCGACATCATCGACGACATCGTCCGGAGCGGGCAGTCGATCCTGATCTTGGGGCGGCCCGGCGTCGGCAAGACGACCAAACTCCGCGAGGTCGCCCGCGTGTTGGCGGACGAGGTCAACAAGCGCGTCGTCATCGTCGACACGAGCAATGAGATCGGTGGCGACGGAGACGTGCCCCACCCTGCCATCGGCAGCGCGCGGCGGATGCAGGTGAGCGACCCGGTGCGCCAGCACGGGGTGATGATCGAGGCCGTGGAAAACCACATGCCCGAGGTCATCGTCATCGACGAGATCGGCAACGAGGCCGAGGCCATGGCCGCCCGCACCATCGCAGAGCGCGGCGTGCAACTCATCGGCACGGCCCACGGCCAGACTCTGGAAAACCTGATGCTCAACCCGTCCCTCTGCGACCTCGTGGGTGGGATCCAGGCGGTCACCCTCAGCGACGACGAGGCCCGCCGGCGCGGCACCCAAAAAACCGTTCTGGAGCGCAAGGCCCCGCCAACGTTCGACGTCGTCATCGAACTCCTCGACTTTGACAAGCTGGCCGTCCACCACAACGTGATGAAGACGGTGGACCTGATGTTGCGGGGCATCGCCCCCCGGCCCGAGGTACGGGTCCGCACCGCCGGTGCCGTCGAGGTGGTCCAACGGGAACTTGTGCCCGACCTGGACGAGCCCGGCTTTAATGAACGGTTCCCCAGCCTGGCGACCAGGCAGGACGACACCCCCGTCGAGCGCCGGAGGGCGGCCAAGGAAGAGAAGGGGCTCTTCGGACGTGAGAAGCCGGACCGCGAGCCCTCCCCGAAGGACACCGTCAAGAAGGTCAACGTCGTCCGCATCTACCCGTACGGGATCGCCCGCACCCGGCTCGAACGTGCGATCCGGGAAAAAAAGGCGCCCGCCTACATCACGAACGACATCCACCAGGCCGACGCGGTCATTGCGATCCGCACGACCGTCCAGACCAAGAGTGGCAGGCTCAAGGAACTAGGCAAGGGTGTCCCGACTGTCGTCGTCAAGAGCAACACGTTCAGCCAAATCGCCCAAGCCGTCGAAGAGGTGGTCCGCGGCAACGCCCCCGACTCGGAGCGGCACCAGGCCGCCACCGTCGAAGTGACCCAAGCGATCGACGTGGTGTTGCAGACCGGCAAGCCGGTCGAACTGGCCCCCGCCGACGCCCGCACACGCAAGGTCCAGCACCAGATCGCCGAGGGCAAGCGGCTCGCCAGCGAAAGCGTCGGCCAAGAGCCTCAGCGCAGGTTGAGGATCCTGCCGGTCAAGCTCGGTTGA
- a CDS encoding VOC family protein codes for MTAHLDALGIVVKDIEASVSFYELLGVPRPVDMEGPHVESVLPNGLRLMWDNVELAREIDPHWQEPVGHRMGLAFNCQTAAGVDELYARVVAAGHSGGREPWDAFWGQRYAQVVDPDGNLVDLFAPLCPA; via the coding sequence ATGACTGCCCATTTGGACGCCCTTGGCATCGTCGTCAAGGACATCGAGGCCTCGGTGAGCTTCTACGAACTGCTGGGCGTGCCCCGCCCTGTGGACATGGAGGGGCCCCACGTCGAATCGGTCTTGCCCAATGGCCTCCGCCTGATGTGGGACAACGTCGAACTGGCCCGAGAAATCGACCCGCATTGGCAAGAGCCCGTCGGCCATCGCATGGGCCTCGCGTTCAACTGTCAGACCGCGGCCGGGGTGGACGAACTGTACGCCAGGGTCGTCGCCGCTGGACATTCTGGGGGCCGCGAACCCTGGGACGCCTTCTGGGGCCAGCGCTACGCCCAAGTCGTCGACCCGGACGGGAACCTGGTCGACCTCTTCGCCCCACTCTGCCCGGCATAG